In the genome of Raphanus sativus cultivar WK10039 chromosome 4, ASM80110v3, whole genome shotgun sequence, one region contains:
- the LOC108852333 gene encoding protein GLUTAMINE DUMPER 6-like, protein MRATPKVEIWKSPIPYLFGGLSLVLFLIALALFSLVCIHRKSHSSSSNNTYNVEEEEDAGDNEAKTVMGEYLPKIVVILAGDDQPTCLAVPVIPTLSSIYPCKCGNVTVVST, encoded by the coding sequence ATGAGGGCGACACCAAAAGTAGAAATTTGGAAGTCACCAATACCATATCTCTTTGGTGGTTTGTCTTTGGTTCTTTTTCTTATAGCTTTAGCATTATTCTCATTGGTCTGCATACACAGAAAatctcattcttcttcttctaacaATACCTATAatgttgaggaagaagaagacgccGGAGACAACGAAGCTAAAACTGTCATGGGAGAATACTTACCTAAGATCGTCGTGATTTTGGCCGGAGACGATCAACCTACTTGTTTGGCCGTTCCGGTGATTCCTACACTGTCTTCCATTTATCCTTGTAAATGTGGCAACGTTACTGTCGTCTCAACCTAG